In Microcoleus sp. FACHB-831, the following proteins share a genomic window:
- a CDS encoding ABC-2 family transporter protein: MNRTIRIAKTLLVAYYAYMLEYRAELILWALSGSLPLILMGVWMEAAQGGQFGLTPVDFARYFLAVFIVRQFTAVWVIWEFERQVVEGKLSPRLLQPLDPVWHHVTSHLSERLARMPFAIGLVVLFIVLYPQAAWLPSFGRVVLFAIAVAMAFALRFVIQYTFALFSFWIERAAAIEQFWMLFFLFLSGLIAPLELFPPNVREVVLWTPFPYLVHFPAAILVGLPVDLVRGFLTMLGWSLLFFIWNRWLWRQGLKQYSGMGA; encoded by the coding sequence ATGAATCGAACTATTAGAATTGCGAAAACATTATTAGTTGCCTACTACGCCTATATGCTGGAGTACCGGGCGGAGCTAATTTTGTGGGCATTGTCGGGATCTTTGCCGCTTATCCTCATGGGCGTGTGGATGGAGGCGGCGCAAGGCGGACAGTTTGGGCTAACACCTGTGGACTTTGCCAGGTATTTTTTGGCAGTTTTCATTGTGCGCCAGTTTACCGCAGTTTGGGTGATCTGGGAGTTTGAAAGGCAGGTGGTGGAAGGGAAGCTATCTCCCCGCTTGCTTCAGCCGCTAGATCCGGTATGGCATCATGTTACTTCGCATCTTTCTGAACGGTTGGCAAGGATGCCGTTTGCTATCGGGTTGGTGGTGTTGTTTATAGTGCTGTATCCCCAGGCTGCTTGGTTGCCGAGTTTTGGGCGTGTTGTATTGTTTGCGATCGCAGTTGCGATGGCTTTTGCTCTGCGCTTTGTCATCCAATACACTTTTGCTTTGTTCTCTTTTTGGATAGAACGTGCTGCTGCGATCGAGCAATTTTGGATGTTGTTTTTTCTATTTTTGTCTGGTTTAATTGCACCCCTCGAACTATTCCCCCCAAATGTTCGCGAGGTTGTATTGTGGACGCCTTTTCCTTATTTAGTACATTTCCCGGCTGCAATTTTAGTCGGTTTGCCAGTTGATTTAGTGCGGGGATTTTTGACGATGTTGGGTTGGAGTTTGCTGTTTTTTATCTGGAATCGCTGGCTGTGGCGTCAGGGGTTAAAACAATATTCGGGGATGGGGGCTTAA